The genomic stretch TTCGATATCCGGCATTCGCGCACCATGCGATGCGTACAATGCGGGATTGCTTACCCGTTTGAGGTTTTCCGCATGGCAATGAAGAAATTCGACCTTGAGAAAAACAAGGCGCTCAAGCTCGGCAACGACATGAAGCAGACGCTCTCCGCTGACCGCTTCGGCAAGGCGTCGTCGCAGCAGGCGCAACTGGACCGCCGCGAGCAGCGCAAGCTCGATCAGGCAAAGGGCCTCGTGCCGTTCGCGTGCAAGCTGCCCGAGAAGCTCGTCGAGCAGTTGAAAGAGCGCGCCGCGACGCATCCCGAAGGCATGAACGGGCTGATCGCCGAACTGCTGGTCAACGGGCTCGCCGCGAGCGCCTGATCCGTTTCGCGCCGCTTTCGCCTGGATGGCCCAGAAGACGAAAGCGGACCGGGCGCACCCGAAATGCAAAAGGCCGAAGCATCTGCTTCGGCCTTTTTTATTGCTGCGCCGGCATCGCTCGCTTTCGAGCGGCCGGCGTGGCGAACGGGGCTGCTTAGTTCGGCGTGCCCTTGTCGTTCGTGCCAGCTGCCGAAGCAGCCGACGACACGCCAGCGCGCTTGCCATGCGTCTTCAGTTGCTTGTGGGCATGCTTCGGCTTCGCGGCGCTAGCTGCTGCCGGCGCTGCATCGGATGCCTGTGCGAAAGCTTGAACGGACACCAGCGCGAGCGAGGCGGTGACGAGCGAGGCGATGATCTTCTTCATGTGTGTTATCCCCAAACCTGACGACTTTAAGTCAAATGTTGAATTGGAACCGCATGATGGCGAAGCCGGCAGACCGTTGGCCCGGCGGCTCCCCGCGGCGAGTATCACGCAGCATAGGCGGTTTGTCATCTCATAAAGTTCGATATGTATTTTCCGGGAGACAGCTTTCTTACTGATTTATTACTTGTAGCTTTCGATATATCGACGCTTCCCGACATGCCACCCGGGTATCATGTCGGCTGTCACTCCTGACGGTCTCGATGTGACCAGTTGCGCTTTTGGCGCATGCAAGTGTCCACCGCTTGCCACACAAACGAAACGAGCCGTCTTGCCAGGAATTTCCGCTTGAAAACCGCCACTCGCCAACATCTGCGCGCGAATCTTCTGATGCTCGTCGCCGCAACGATCTGGGGCAGCGCATTTGTCGCGCAACGCCTGAGCCTCGACTCGATCGGACCGTTTCTCTTCACGGGACTGCGCTTTCTGCTAGGCGCGTTCGTTGTCCTGATCGCGTGGTCGATCGCGCGACGACGCAAGCCGGCCGACGCACGTGACGCAGCAGCGTCTCTTTCGCCCTCTGCTTCGCCAGCGCTCTGGCGCGACGGCGCACTGCTCGGCCTGCTGGTCGCCGTGTCGATTTCCTGTCAGCAGATCGGCCTGCAATACACCAAGGTCGCGAATGCCGGCTTCATCAGTTCGCTGTATGTCGTTATCGTGCCGTTGATGGGCGTGGTGCTGCGTCATCAGACGGGCATCGGTGTATGGCTTGGCGCGACGCTGGCCGCGCTCGGCATGTATTTCCTGAGCGTCGACGAGCATTTTTCGATTGTCTACGGCGACTGGCTGCAGCTCGCGGGATCGCTCGTGATTTCCGCACAGGTCGTACTGGTCAGCCGCTTTGCGCGCCGTCACGATCCGTTGGCGCTTGCGCTGGTGCAGTTCGTTGTTTGCGCGGTGGTAAGCCTTGCAGTTGGGCTGGCCGTCGATCCGTTGCGCATCGGCGACATCGTCCGCGCCGCGCCCGCCATCCTCTACGGCGGCGCGCTGTCGGTCGGCGTTGCGTACACCATACAGGTCGTCGCGCAAAAGCACGCCGCACCAGCGCATGCAGCCGTGATTTTCAGCATGGAAGGCGTGTTCGCCGCGTTGGCGGGCTGGCTCGTGCTGGGCGAAACGCTAGCGCCGCGCGCGCTGCTTGGATGCGCGTTGATGCTGGCTGGGCTGATCGTGTGTCAGGTGATGCCGATGTGGACGACGCGCCGCGATATCTCATCGGATTCGGCGGAGCCTGCCTGAACGCAGGCAGGCATGGCGTTTCCCGAAACCAGCCATGCGGACGATTCACGCCGCCACTTCGGCCGCCATGCTGCGCCAGCGTTCGACGCGCCGGGGTCTGTACGGCGTCGGCGGGAAAACGCACCAGCAGCCGTCGTCGTGACGAAAGAAAAACAGCGAGCGCATGCCGTCCGGCGATGATGTTTCAACGCGCACGTAGCGCCTGTTGTCCCATTTCGTGCGGCCGAACTGCGTGACATGCACAGGCGAGTCGACGGGCGCCAGCCACTTCTCGACCAGAAAACGCAGCGACTGTTCCGTGGCGTTTCTCATGATGTTCTCCACGTCGTCTTGCCGCGAGGGTTGTCGCGCGACGTGCCCGGCTTGTCCTGCTCCTCTTCTGCCGCCTCTTCCGCCGCGAGCTCGATCGCCCGTTGCGTTGCAGCCGCGCGCAGCGCCCTGCAATCTGCCGCGTGCCGCATGTCCGACAGCAGCCGGACCAGTTGTCGCGCGTTTCTGCGTTTCATAAGCACCCCCGCACCGCACAAAAGACTTGAGAAAGCACTTTAACTTTATGCCTTGATCTCTCATGTCTCCAGTTGTTTTGACGAAATAGCAACAGTCAAATTCGAATGGGACGACTGAGTATTCCGTCGGTTTTCATCGTGCTCCCGGCGGCGCGCCCGTTCTGTGCGCTGGCGACCTCAACGCAACAGGTGAAAAGGCCGCGCGGCGCGTGAAATGGCATTGAAAATGCTGTCATCCGTCGTGCGGCGCTTCGGCAAAACGTCAGTTCACCGAAGGGGCGCGTCGGGTCAATGCTTTCTGTAGTCCAGCAAGCACCGCGCCTGCCGCGAGCACGCATGCGGAATAAACCAGGCCGCGCTCGAGGCCCACGCCGTCCGACACCCAGCCGATCACGGTTGGCCCGACGATCTGTCCGAACGCAAACACGATCGTGAATGCGCTGATGCCGCGGCCCCAGTGCGCGGCGGGCAGATTGTGACGCACGAAAGCCGTCGTCGAAGCAACGGCCGACAGGAACGTCGCGCCGAACAACAAGCCCGACGCAAACGCAACGACGGGATGCGCAACGATTGCGGGCATCAGCGTCGCAAGCGCGAGCAACGCATTGAGCAATGCGAGCGCCTGGCCGCCGCGCGTGCGATCGAGCAGCCTCGACCAGATGCGCGCCGACACGATCGTTGCGACGCCCAGCAGCACATAAAAGCCCGTGACGACGCCTGCGCTCATGCCGCCGTTGCGCAGCAGCGCGACGATGAACGTCATGTAGCCGATGTAGCCGACGCCGAACAACCCGTAACCGGCAAGCGCGAACGCATAACGCATCGTCGCGGGCGCGCGCCCGGCCGCCGACGCAACGCTCGTCGTCTCCGTGCGCAGCACGTGCTGCCTGTCGATACGCCGCGCCGCGCGCCCCGCGAGCAAAGAGAACGCGACGCACGCCGCCGCGAGCGCGAACCACGCAAGCTGCCAGACATGCGCGCGATGCAGCGACGAAAACGAAGCGAGCGCCAGCGGCACGAGCAGCGCCGATGCGACGATGCCCCACCCCGTGCCGCCGTAGTACAGACCGAGCACCAGCCCCGCGTCGCGCGGATGCGCTGTCGCGAGCCGCGCTGCCAGCACGCCGCCGCTCACGAAAACGAAGGCGCTCGCGATGCCCGTGGCGACGCGCTGCGCCAACAGCGCGTTCGTATCGGTCAGCATCCCCGTGATCGCCATCAGCAACGCGGTTGCGATGCATCCCGCCACGCACAGCACGCCCGCCGACCAGCGGCGCGACATGCGCGTGAACGCGAGCGCGCCGAGCAGATAGCCGAGCGCGTTCGCCGTGTTCATCGCCCCCGATTGCGCGAAGCTCCAGCCGAGGTCGATTTTCATCGGCGGCAGCAGCAATGCATAGGAAAAGCGCGCGAGCCCGAGCGCGATCGCGCTGCCCATTGAGAGGCATACGGCCAGCCAGAGCGCCCGACCGCGCCGCGGCGAATCGGCAATGCCAGCGTCGTGAGCAACTCGCGGCGCCGACGCGGGTTGCGTATGCCGCAAGTCTCGTTGCGCCAGATTGTTCAGGCTGCTGCACCAGGAAACCAGGCTTCGGGCAAAACCAGTCGTCATGTCGTTGTTTGTATCGATCGATTGGGCTATCACTGTACCTCGCGGACATGCGTGCAGCGTGCCTGGCGGGCGCCGTGTTCTGCGCGAGACGCTCGCCGCACGCTCCGCAAGCCTGCCAGCTTGATCTCACAAGCTCACAGGCATAGCACACTCACGGCACCTCACCGCATCATCACGACGGCGACCTCGGTCGCGTCGAATCGGCTTCTCGTGCTGAGTCACCGGTTCGTCGGATCGCGCGCTCCCAGGCAACCGATCGACGGCCGGAATTGCGGGCAAATCTGCTCACTGTTCCTTCGATGGCTATGCGTTTTGCGAACGTAGACTTCATCCTGTCTCCACGTTCTCCGTGATTCTTTACGCAATCGGAATCATCGGGACGTTTCGCGCCACGGCTTTGACCGTGGCGCTTTTCTTGCGAAATCCGGCGAACGGACGGGACATGCGGCCGCGCGCGAGAAAGCGGCCGGTCCGGGGACTCATCCGCACCGATAAGCCATGAAATCGATTCACGATCTGCGCACTGACGACATCGCCTGCGAAGCACTGCTGGGCGCGCTCGACGGCAGAACGCAGCTGGTCGCCATCTACGACGCAAGCGACCGGCTGATGTTCGCGAACAGCGCGTTCAAGCATGCGTTCAGGCTCAACCGCGAGCGCGGCGACATCACGTTCGCCGATCTCGTGCTGCGCGGGATTCTGGGGCAATGCGGGCCGCGCATCGGAGGCGACGACGCGTCGGCCGTGATCGCCGATGCGATCGCCGCACGCCGCGAACGCGCCGGACAGCGCAGCTTCGCGACGGAGCTCGTCGACGGACGCTGGTTCTGGATGACGGAATCGCTGCTGGAGAACGACTGGATCGTGCTGACGGGTACCGAGATCTCGGCACTGCGCTCCAACGAGCAGGCGTGGATCGGCGCGCACGAACGCGCGGTGCAGGAAGCGCGCACCGACGCGCTGACGGGCCTCGCGAACCGGCGCCATTCGATGTCGTCGCTCGAACTGGCGATCACGGCTGCTGCCGGCACCGAGACGCCGCTCACGGTCGCGCTCGTCGACCTCGATCATTTCAAGCAGATCAACGATTCGCACGGGCACGCCGCAGGCGACGCGGTGCTGCGCGATTTCGGCGAAGTGTGCCGTCACGCGACGCGTCAGACGGACATCGCGGGCCGCATCGGAGGCGAGGAATTTCTGGTCGTGTTTCCGTCGACGTCGGTCGAGCACGGCGTGTCGGCTGTCGAACGGATGCGCCGCCAGGTGCTGAGCCGCCGCGTGCAGGTCGCCGATGACCGTGCGATCCGCTATTCCTTTTCGGCGGGCGTCTGCAGGGTGGAACTGAGCGACGACCTCAACACGACGCTCGCTCGCGCCGACAGCGCGCTGTATTCGGCGAAGCGCGAAGGACGCAACCGCACCGTCGCGTGGTCGGCACCGTTGCAGTAAGTCCGGCCTGAGTTTCCGCGCCTGCACGGCACAACCCGCCAGCAACGCCCCGCAAAACGCGCAATCGCCCCGCGCCGATTCTCCCCGAAGACCGCCGCCGACGGCGACGCGCTCACGCGCGCCATCTCGCATATGCGCGACCGATCAGCGCCATCGACTCGCCGCAACAGGACCTGCCAGCAACGCCATTTCTCCCGTCGCAAAGCATGCGCTGCCAAAACGCCGCCCCATCCTTGATGTGTTTTTGATGTTTCGGCGGCAACGCAACGTCCGGATTTCCGGATAAGCTGGTTCGCACACGTGGAGGAAGACGACATGAACCCGAGAACTCAACAGCCGGTTCCAGGCGCGCATGCATGGTTTCGCGAAGCGGACTGTTCCGTCGACGATTTCGCGACGCTGATCGAAACGTCGCGCGAGATGTCTGTGCGCCCGCACTTCGCTGCCGGCCTCACGCACGCCATTCCAGTGTACGACTGCGATGCGCTGAGGTCCATCGTATCCGACCGGGTGCGCCGTCCCGAGCTTCTCACGGAATGGGCGAGCGTGCTGCTCGATGGCGCAGGCGTGTTCGTGCTGCAGCGCGCGTACGAAGACACGGCCGCCGTCGATGACGCAACCGCGATCTTCGAGTCGATCATCCGCCACGAGCGCAAGGCGGGCGGCCGTGCCGACCACTTCGCGAAAGCGGGCGCCAACGACCGGATCTGGAACGCGCAGGAAAAGCTGTGCCTCGCGGCGCCCGACGTTTTTGTGCGCTACTTCGCGAATCCCGTCCTGATGGCGGCCGCCGAGGCGTGGCTCGGACCCGGCTATCAGATGACCTCGCAGGTGAACGTCGTGCGGCCGGGCGGCGAGGCGCAGCAGGCGCACCGTGATTTCCATCTCGGTTTTGTCACCGTCGACGAGGCGCAACGCGTCCCGCCCCACGTGCACGCGATGTCAGCGCTGCTGACTCTGCAAGGCGCCGTCGCGCACACCGACATGCCCGTGGAGAGCGGTCCGACCAAGCTGTTGCCGTTCTCGCAGCGCTATCCGCAAGGCTATGTCGCGTGGCGTCGCGAAGACTTCCGCGCGTATTTCGAAGCGCACTACGCACAGTTACCGCTGCAAAAAGGCGACGCACTGTTCTTCAACCCGGCGCTCTTTCACGCGGCCGGCTCAAATCGCACGCAGGACGTGCAGCGGATGGCGAACCTTCTGCAGGTGTCGTCGGCATATGGGCGCGCGATGGAATCGCTCGACCGGACGAGGATGTGCATTGCCGCGTATCCCGTGCTGCGCGCGATGCAGGCGCAACGCACGCTCGATCCAGAGCAGCTGGCGGCCGTGCTTGCGTCGTGCGCTGACGGCTATGCGTTCCCGACGAATCTCGATCGCAATCCGCCCGTCGGCGGACTCGCGCCCGCGAACCAGCAACAGATCTTCGCGAGGGCGCTCAGTGAAGACTGGCCGGACGAGCAGTTCGCCGCCGCGCTGCACGATCTCGAATTCCGCAACGCGACGCATTGAATTCCCCACCAAGGAGGCAGCATGGTGACAGGCACAATGGGCCGGCGTATCCGGCTGGGGTTGATCGGCGGTGGCCCGGGATCGTTCATCGGCGAGACGCACCGCATCGCAGCACGCCTCGACGGCCACTACGACATCGTTGCGGCGGCGCTGTCGTCCCATCCCGATCGCGCGAGACAGGCGGCGCTGGAACTCGGCGTCGACGGCGAACGCGCCTACACGTCATGGCAACAGATGCTCGACACGGAAGCGGCTCGCCCCGATCGCATCGATGCCGTCGCGGTCATGACGCCCAATGACTCCCATCACCCGATCTGCATGCTGGCGCTCGAGCGCGGCTTTCACGTGATCTGCGACAAGCCGCTCGCGAACGATCTCGCGCAGGCTCGCGAAATCGCCGCCTGCGCGAAGGCGGCCAATGCCGAGTTCTGCGTGACCTATTGCTACACCGGCTTTCCGATGGTGCGCCAGGCGCGCGACATGATACGCGCCGGCGAACTCGGCGAGATCCGTCAGGTGCATCTGCAGTACGTGCAGAGCTATCTGGCGGGCCACGATCAGACGGCGGGCTGGCGAACGGAAGCGGGCCGCGCCGGCAGTTCGCTCGTGCTGATGGATATCGGCACTCACGCGTTTCATCTGGGCGCGTATGTCACGGGGCTGGATGTCACGCGTCTGTGCGCGGATGTCGGCTCGGCGATTCCCGAGCGCGCCTTCGACGATTACGTGTCCGCGCTGCTGCACTATGAGAACGGCGCGCGCGGCTCCCTGTGGGTGACGAATGCCGCAGCAGGTTCCGAGCACGGGTTGAGTTTCCGCGTTCACGGCGACAAGGGCGGACTCGAATGGCATCAGGAGGAACCGAACCGGCTGATTCATCGCCGGCACGATGCGTTCGACGAAATCATCACGCGCCGACTCGGTCCGTCCACGAGCGAAGGCGCGCGGCGCTCGACGCGCATCGCGATCGGCCATCCCGAAGGATATCTGGAAGCGTTTGCGAATCTTTATACGGAGTTCGCACAGCGCGTCGCGGCACGGATCGATGGAAAACCCGGTGACGAGCGGCCGACGCTCTTTCCAGGCGTCAGCGATGGCGTGAAGGGACTCGCGTTCGTCGCGGCATCGGTGAAGAGCATGGCGACGGGCGGATGGCAAGATGTCGAGCGCGCGTAGGCTGGCTCGCTGGAAGAAAAAAGAGCCCTGTTCCGCGGGGGAACAGGGCTCGGTGGATGAGACATATCGAACAGGCGCGTGGATGCTTGCCGACTGCTGCTCATCACGTGAAGCTGTTATTGGCGAACTTTTTTTGCTTCGATTGGCCCCGCGCCTACTCCGTGCTGCTAACCCCAACTGCATACTGAAACGGTGAACTCGGCTGCTAGTGCCGAGTGCTGCTACTTCTACGGCAACTGCGAATACGGCTGCTATTGCGAGAGCTGCTAGTGCTACTTCGGAAACCACCCGCTACTGCGCATACGGCTACTTCGATCATTGCGATTGCTCATGCTTCCATTACGGCTACTTCGACTGCTGGCAACCTGCGGTCATGCGCGACGCAGAGGGGAACCGCGTCGATGGGCTCGTTGTTCCGTCGCTCCATGAAAAGGAGTATAGGAGCGACACTGCGGATCCAATCGGCGGAAGCGAGGGCCATTTGCGCCTCATTTCGCGCGTTTGTTTGCCCGTGTGGCCCCGCGTTGCGTGAACGGCGTGGGCGGCATCGTGCTCAGTTCGCGTAGCGCCTGCTCGTCGCATGCGAACGATAGTGCGTGCCGAATAGCACATCGGGATCGGCGCGATCTTCGATGGGCGTCTCGCTCAGTTCGCGAAACGTCGCAACGAGGCTTTGCCATGACGCGGACCAGCGCGTTTCTCTCAGGCGACTGCCTGTGCTGTCGGTAATGCGCAAAACGCCGGTGTCGGGGAAAAAGGTCAGCGTGACTGCGATTCCATCGATGACACATGTTGCAGTACACGGTTTTGTAGCCAGCACGATCGCCTCCGGTGTGTATGTCAGGTGGTCCGCTTCATTGAGCGGACGCGCCACTCAGGAGCAATGTGTATGCCTGTGAGCTGCACGCAGGCTTTGCGGCTGACCGTCGCGCTCAGGCGGGGCGTGCGGGTCCGCGAGACCGTGCGTCCGAACGGAATCGAGCGCGGAAATCGTTGGTTCATGGCAGACACATCGCGCATACGTCCAACACAGATCCAACATTGCGCCGTGTCGCTCGCTCCCGTTCGTCCGGAAGGCAGATGTAATTGCGTGTTCTGCCTACGCGGCACATGCGTGTTGTTCACCGCTTTTCACTCAATAAGTATGTATACGTAGTAGCAGTTAACAAGCAGCTTCGCCAACTGTGGACAAGCGCCAAATCCGCTTTGCGCTCAACGGATTGTCAAATGGATACCCCTGCGCATAAACATGGGAGCGCTCGCCGCAAGCGTGAATAACTTTGTCCACATGCGTGCTCGCCGCGTGTTTACCCAGAATCTGCCCACAGCAATCGCCTCCGCGATATCCCCATGTTGTCCATAGCGTCGTGTGGATATCTGGATGACAAGCCGACCGCCGCTCGCGCTCCGCGGCGATGGATTTGACCTCTGACGCATGGGTCCTATAACGGAAAGGGCGTGCAACACGAGAGGGAATCTGGACATGATGGAAGACGAATTCAGCGCCTTCGAACATCGGGGCTGGGAGAGGGTCGCGAAGCCTTATCACGCGTATTTCGGCGCGTTGACCAGCCAGTCGCATGCCGCGCTGCTCGATGCGTTGAACGTGCGCCGCGGCGTGCGCTTCCTCGATGTCGCATCGGGCCCGGGCTATCTTGCGGCAGCGGCGGCCCAGCGTAGCGCGGATGTCGTTGGAGTGGACTTCGCCGATTCGATGGTCGATCAGGCAAGGCGCATCTATCCGTCGCTGACTTTTCGCATCGGTAGCGCGGAAGACCTGCCGTTCACCGACGACGGTTTCGATGCCGTCGGCATCAGCTTCGGCATGCTGCACTTCTCGCATCCGGAGAAGGCGCTCGAGGAAGCCTTCCGCGTGCTTCAGCCAGGCGGCAAGGTCGGCTTCACGGTCTGGGCTGCACCGGAGAAGGCCGTCGGCTTCTCTATCGTCCTGAAGGCCATCGAGGCACATGGGCGCATGGACGTGCAGTTGCCGCCCGGCCCGCCATTCTTCCGGTTCAGCGACTGGGCCGAGTGCGAGCGCGTATTGCAGGCGGCGGGCTTTTGCGAGCCGCGCGTTCAGGAAATCGCGCAGACGCTGCATGCGCCGTCGCCCGATGCGCTGTTCGACATGTTGATGCGCGGCGGCGTGCGCGTTTCGGCGATTCTGAATGCGCAAACGCCCGAAGCGCTGGCCGCGATCGCCAAAGCGGTACACGACGGCGCTGCCCGCTATGGGAGCGATGAGGGCGGCGGCGAAGTCTGCATCCCGATGCCGTGCGTGCTGGCCAGCGCAACGAAGCCCTGAGCGGACGGGAGTGAGGGAGGGAAGAAGAAGAGAAGAACTCGAACCGGCCGGTTCTGAATACGTCCGCGATTGCGGCGCCGTATCCAGAACGCGTATGAAGCGACTACAACCTCACTCCACCGTCACCGACTTCGCGAGATTGCGCGGCTTGTCGACGTCCGTACCGCGTGCGCAAGCCGTGTGATACGCGAGCATCTGCAGAGGCACGACATGCAGGATCGGCGACAGCGGGCCGTAGTGTTCCGGCATGCGGATCACGTGCAGCCCTTCGTCGTTGACGATCTTCGTGTCGGCGTCGGCGAACACATACAGTTGGCCGCCGCGTGCACGCACTTCCTGAATGTTCGACTTGAGCTTCTCGAGCAGCGCATCGTTCGGCGCGACCGTCACGACGGGCATCGCTTCCGTGACGAGCGCAAGCGGCCCATGCTTGAGTTCGCCCGCCGGATAAGCCTCCGCGTGAATGTACGAAATTTCCTTCAGCTTTAGCGCGCCTTCCAGTGCGATCGGATAGTGCAGGCCGCGGCCGAGGAACAGCGCGTTCTCTTTGCGCGAGAATTCTTCCGACCACGCGATGATCTGCGGCTCCAGCGCCAGCACGCTGTTGAGCGCGGCAGGCAGGTGGCGCAACTGGCGAATATAGTCCGCTTCCTGCGCCGCGCTGACGTGACCGCGCATCTTGCCGAGCGTCGCGGCAAGCACAAACAGCGCGACGAGCTGGGTCGTGAATGCCTTCGTCGATGCGACGCCGATTTCGCGCCCGGCGTGCGTGAGGAACGACAGCTCCGTGAGGCGCACCATCGCGCTCGTGCCGACGTTGCATACCGACAGCGTGTGCTTGTGACCCAGCGCTTGCGCATGCTTGAGCGCCGCGAGCGTGTCGGCCGTTTCGCCCGATTGCGAAATCACGACGACCAGCGACTTCGGATTCGGCACCGAATCGCGATAACGGTATTCGCTGGCGATTTCGACCTGGGTCGGAATCTTCGCCACCGATTCGAGCCAGTACTTCGCCGTCAGGCCCGAGTAGTAGCTCGTGCCGCACGCGAGAATCAGCAGGTTGTCGATTTCGGAAAACGCTTTTCCTGCGTCTTCGCCGAACAGCGATGCATTGAACGCATCGGCTTGAGGGATCGTGTCGGTGATCGCGCGCGGCTGCTCGAAGATTTCCTTCTGCATGAAGTGTCGATACGGCCCGAGTTCGACCGCGCCGCCGTAAGCCGCGACCTGACGCACTTCGCGATGGGCGGGCTTGCCGTCGCGATCGAACACGCGCACCTTTTCCAGCGTCAGTTCGCAGACGTCGCCTTCTTCGAGGAAGATGAAACGGTCGGTGCTGCCCGCCAGCGCGAGCGCGTCCGACGCGAGGAAATTCTCGCCTTCGCCGAGACCGACGACGAGCGGCGAGCCCTGGCGCGCGCCGACCACCGTATTCGGCTGGCGCTTGTGCAACACGGCGATCGCATATGCGCCGTGCAGCTGCGCCGTCGCTTCTTGCACGGCCGCGAACAGATCGTCGCGATACAGGCTATGGATGAGATGCGCGATCACTTCCGTATCGGTCTGCGAGACGAACGCGTAGCCTTTGCCGCGCAGCATCTCGCGCAGCGACTCGTAGTTCTCGATGATGCCGTTGTGCACGAGCGCCAGTTCGTTGCGCGAGAAGATCGGATGCGCGTTATCCGTGACGGGCGCACCGTGCGTGGCCCAGCGCGTATGCGCGATCCCCGTAGCGCCTTCGAGACGCGTCTCGCGCACCTGGTCGTCGAGATCGGCCACGCGCGCGACGCTGCGTGCCCGCTTCGGCTCGCCGTCCGCCAGTACGGCGACGCCGCACGAGTCATAGCCGCGATATTCGAGGCGACGCAGTCCTTCGATCAAGACGGAAACGATGTTTCGCTGGGCAACAGCGCCGACAATGCCGCACATATTCAATGGTCCTTTGCAGAGTTGGGGGTCGTGGCGCGTCTCGCGCACGCGTTTCCCTTAGCTTTTCTTTTTCGTTGGGCGCACGTAGCCGGTTTTGCCGATCTGGGTCTTTTCGTTGAGCACCAGCAGGCCTTCTTCGACATCCTTCCAGACCGTCGTGCCCGCCGCGATCGTCACACCGCGGCCGACGCGCACGGGCGCCACCAGTTGCGTATCCGAGCCGACGAACACATCGTCTTCGATGATCGTGCGGAACTTGTTCGCACCGTCGTAGTTGCAGGTGATCGTGCCCGCGCCGATGTTCACTCGCGCGCCGACATCTGAATCGCCGATGTACGACAAGTGATTCGCCTTCGAACCATGACCGAGCACCGCGTTCTTCACTTCGACGAAATTGCCGATGTGCGTCTCGTCCGACAGCGTTGCGCCCGGACGCAGGCGCGCATACGGACCAAGCACGGCTTGCGCGCCGACTTGCGCGCCTTCGATATGCGTGTAGGCGTCGATGCGCGTACCCGCGCCAATCGTCGCATTGCGGATCACGCAGTTCGGCCCGATCGATACGTTGTCCCCCAGCGTCACCTTGCCTTCGAACACGCAGTTCACGTCGATCGACACGTCGCGGCCGCATTCGAGCGTACCGCGCACGTCGATGCGCGCCGGGTCGGCAATCGTCACGCCCGCCACAAGAAGATCGTCCGCGACGTTGCGCTGATGAATGCGTTCGAGTTCGGCAAGCTGCTGCTTGCTGTTGACGCCGAGCGTCTCCCATTCTTCATCGGGCTGCGCGGTGACGACTTCGATGCCCGCTTCGATAGCCAGTTCGACGACGTCGGTCAGATAGAACT from Paraburkholderia phymatum STM815 encodes the following:
- the glmS gene encoding glutamine--fructose-6-phosphate transaminase (isomerizing); amino-acid sequence: MCGIVGAVAQRNIVSVLIEGLRRLEYRGYDSCGVAVLADGEPKRARSVARVADLDDQVRETRLEGATGIAHTRWATHGAPVTDNAHPIFSRNELALVHNGIIENYESLREMLRGKGYAFVSQTDTEVIAHLIHSLYRDDLFAAVQEATAQLHGAYAIAVLHKRQPNTVVGARQGSPLVVGLGEGENFLASDALALAGSTDRFIFLEEGDVCELTLEKVRVFDRDGKPAHREVRQVAAYGGAVELGPYRHFMQKEIFEQPRAITDTIPQADAFNASLFGEDAGKAFSEIDNLLILACGTSYYSGLTAKYWLESVAKIPTQVEIASEYRYRDSVPNPKSLVVVISQSGETADTLAALKHAQALGHKHTLSVCNVGTSAMVRLTELSFLTHAGREIGVASTKAFTTQLVALFVLAATLGKMRGHVSAAQEADYIRQLRHLPAALNSVLALEPQIIAWSEEFSRKENALFLGRGLHYPIALEGALKLKEISYIHAEAYPAGELKHGPLALVTEAMPVVTVAPNDALLEKLKSNIQEVRARGGQLYVFADADTKIVNDEGLHVIRMPEHYGPLSPILHVVPLQMLAYHTACARGTDVDKPRNLAKSVTVE
- the glmU gene encoding bifunctional UDP-N-acetylglucosamine diphosphorylase/glucosamine-1-phosphate N-acetyltransferase GlmU, with translation MNIVILAAGTGKRMRSALPKVLHPLAGRPLLAHVIDTARTLNPTRLVVVVGHGADQVRTAVAASDVQFALQEQQLGTGHAVQQALPLLDPSAPTLVLYGDVPLTKASTLKRLTDAAGHDGYGVLTVTLDDPTGYGRIVRDAQGKVERIVEQKDATAEQQKIAEINTGIVVMPTKRLDGWLSSLKNENAQGEFYLTDVVELAIEAGIEVVTAQPDEEWETLGVNSKQQLAELERIHQRNVADDLLVAGVTIADPARIDVRGTLECGRDVSIDVNCVFEGKVTLGDNVSIGPNCVIRNATIGAGTRIDAYTHIEGAQVGAQAVLGPYARLRPGATLSDETHIGNFVEVKNAVLGHGSKANHLSYIGDSDVGARVNIGAGTITCNYDGANKFRTIIEDDVFVGSDTQLVAPVRVGRGVTIAAGTTVWKDVEEGLLVLNEKTQIGKTGYVRPTKKKS